Proteins from one Natrinema salinisoli genomic window:
- a CDS encoding spermidine synthase, giving the protein MSMRQLSDYRPTKPDVAVFVSGVTSMGLEILAGRIIAPQFGSSIYTWGSIITVFLAALSLGYWQGGKQAGTASNRRMSWIMLGTAGYVAIVVYASDQLLLSASAMPLPARYASLPAVLILFGPPTYLLGFISPYSAELSRKEGIGEASGHVYALGTIGSIVGAGATTFVLIPALGIDAIGLLFGFILVGTAFALTLPSLTPKPAAASVGIALLLVVAAGVGPVAFDHRGDVVYQTQTAYQELEVVDSGDERTLYLDGARHSAMDLEDPDRHVFEYTRYFHIPMLMVDDPEEVDNVLFIGGGGYTGPKDFERKYDVNVDVAELDPEVSQAAKDYFRLEESENLTVHTEDGRRFLRNTDRTYDVIVLDAYQKDQVPIHLTQLGFMELAEDRLTDDGVFMANVISAPSGAGSDFYRAQYKTIDRAFPSTYSYRTSEWDSVQNIEIVATKADTDFTEAELAERNANRDLGIDLSSEVNATLPVPRTDDVPVLTEDHAPVDSLQSSTIGQEYVIEQTGEEETEPEPASITVGPEFPDIARPADHGSASTDPIAPEPGLA; this is encoded by the coding sequence ATGAGCATGCGGCAGCTGTCCGACTACCGGCCGACGAAACCCGACGTCGCGGTGTTCGTCTCCGGCGTGACCAGTATGGGCCTGGAGATCCTCGCCGGCCGGATCATCGCCCCCCAGTTCGGAAGCAGCATCTACACGTGGGGGAGCATCATCACCGTCTTCCTCGCGGCGCTGAGCCTCGGGTATTGGCAGGGCGGGAAACAGGCTGGAACTGCGTCGAACCGTCGAATGAGCTGGATCATGCTGGGGACCGCGGGCTACGTCGCGATCGTCGTCTACGCGAGCGACCAGCTGTTACTCTCGGCCTCCGCGATGCCGTTGCCCGCCCGGTACGCCTCGCTCCCGGCCGTCCTCATCCTCTTCGGACCGCCGACCTATCTGCTCGGGTTCATCAGCCCCTACTCGGCGGAACTCTCCCGGAAGGAGGGGATCGGCGAGGCGTCGGGCCACGTCTACGCGCTCGGCACGATCGGCAGCATCGTCGGTGCGGGCGCGACGACCTTCGTCCTGATCCCGGCGCTGGGTATCGACGCGATCGGGCTCCTCTTCGGGTTCATCCTCGTCGGGACCGCGTTCGCGCTCACGCTTCCGTCGCTGACGCCGAAGCCGGCGGCCGCGAGCGTCGGGATCGCACTGTTGCTCGTCGTCGCGGCCGGAGTGGGTCCGGTGGCGTTCGACCACCGCGGCGACGTCGTCTACCAGACGCAGACGGCCTACCAGGAGCTCGAGGTCGTCGACAGCGGGGACGAACGGACCCTGTATCTGGACGGGGCACGCCACAGCGCGATGGACCTCGAGGACCCCGATCGACACGTCTTCGAGTACACGCGGTACTTCCACATTCCGATGCTGATGGTCGACGATCCCGAGGAGGTCGACAACGTCCTGTTCATCGGCGGGGGCGGCTACACCGGGCCGAAGGATTTCGAACGGAAGTACGACGTCAACGTCGACGTCGCCGAACTCGATCCCGAAGTCTCCCAGGCCGCCAAAGACTACTTCCGGCTCGAGGAGAGCGAGAACCTGACGGTCCATACGGAAGACGGCCGACGGTTCCTCCGGAACACTGATCGGACTTACGACGTGATCGTTCTCGACGCCTACCAGAAGGATCAGGTCCCGATCCACCTGACCCAGCTCGGGTTCATGGAACTGGCCGAGGATCGCCTGACCGACGACGGCGTGTTCATGGCGAACGTCATCTCCGCGCCGAGCGGCGCGGGCTCGGACTTCTACCGCGCGCAGTACAAGACGATCGACCGGGCCTTCCCGTCGACGTACAGCTACCGGACGTCGGAGTGGGACTCGGTACAGAACATCGAAATCGTCGCGACGAAAGCCGACACGGACTTCACGGAGGCCGAACTCGCCGAGCGAAACGCGAACCGCGATCTCGGCATCGACCTGAGCAGCGAGGTCAACGCCACGCTGCCAGTGCCCAGGACCGACGACGTCCCGGTGCTGACCGAAGATCACGCACCCGTCGACAGCCTCCAGTCGTCGACGATCGGCCAGGAGTACGTCATCGAACAGACCGGCGAGGAGGAGACGGAACCCGAACCCGCGTCGATCACGGTCGGGCCGGAATTCCCCGATATCGCACGGCCCGCAGACCACGGGTCCGCGTCGACCGATCCGATAGCACCGGAGCCGGGACTCGCGTAA
- a CDS encoding SRPBCC family protein, translating into MREVSVSRVVGVSPAELSSWLGPARIVEAEGSFAVESVYDGDDATVVVASGPGLQLPLRFEDRDGTIYYTQESEGGPFAEMETWLESEPVDDERTRVTVRSAVELAAPLPLGDRIAGWKRRGELRNLLDAIDAEFD; encoded by the coding sequence ATGCGCGAAGTGAGCGTCTCTCGAGTCGTCGGCGTCTCCCCGGCCGAACTGTCGTCGTGGCTCGGGCCCGCGAGAATCGTCGAAGCCGAGGGCAGCTTCGCGGTCGAATCCGTCTACGACGGGGACGACGCAACGGTCGTCGTGGCCAGCGGTCCCGGACTCCAGCTGCCGTTGCGATTCGAGGACCGCGACGGGACGATCTACTACACGCAGGAGAGCGAGGGCGGCCCGTTCGCGGAGATGGAAACGTGGCTCGAGTCCGAGCCGGTCGACGACGAGCGAACGCGAGTCACGGTCCGGTCGGCGGTCGAACTCGCCGCGCCGCTCCCGTTGGGTGACCGGATCGCCGGCTGGAAGCGCCGCGGCGAGCTTCGGAACCTCCTCGACGCGATCGATGCCGAATTCGATTGA